The Ensifer adhaerens genome contains a region encoding:
- a CDS encoding DUF3572 domain-containing protein translates to MKSADEIAIDILSWLAGEPELLSRFLALTGTDPTALRNAIAEPGFMGGLVAFLMDHEPTLMAFCTATGTAPEDVVRAHMALSGHAGFED, encoded by the coding sequence TTGAAGAGCGCCGACGAAATCGCCATCGACATTCTCTCCTGGCTTGCCGGCGAGCCTGAGCTTCTGTCCCGCTTTCTGGCGCTGACCGGCACGGACCCAACGGCGTTGCGCAACGCGATTGCCGAACCCGGCTTCATGGGCGGGCTCGTCGCCTTTCTGATGGACCATGAGCCGACCCTGATGGCATTCTGCACGGCGACCGGTACGGCGCCTGAAGACGTCGTGCGCGCCCATATGGCACTTTCCGGCCACGCAGGCTTCGAGGATTGA